TTTGCAGATTGATCTGCACAGACATTCAGGGATTATTCGTAGTCCTGCCCTGTTGATTTGTTGTAAGTCGTTTGTGGCAGTGAAGGAAATCAGTGATAGAAAATAAACCTCATATGTTCTTCATCATCTTTTAGTTCACCATcctccccagcttccagaaggTCCCAGTGGAAACCTCCAGATGTGGATGATGAGTCTGTAGCCAAAGGCAAACCAGGAGTCCAAGAAGGGATTCAGGTTCTCGGAAGCCTGTCAGCATCCAGTCGAGCTAGAGCCAAGGTGAAAGATGAGGATTCTGACAAAATTCTCCGCCAGTTACTGGGAAAAGATATCTCAGAGAGTGTCTGCACCCAGGAAAAGCTGTCCTTAGAATTCCAGGATGCACAAGCTTCCTCCAGAAACTCAAAGAAGATCCCAGCAGAGAAGAGGGAACTGAAATTAGCTCGGCTAAGGCAGCTGATGCAGCGCTCCCTGAGTGAGTCTGACACGGATTCCAACACCTCTGAGGACCCCAAGAGCACGCCTGTGAGGAAGGCTGACAGGCCCCGACCGCAGCCCATCGTGGGAAGCGTGGAGAGTGTGGACAGCGCAGAAAGCTTACACCTGATGATAAAGAAACACACCTCGGCGTCGGGACGTAGGTTTCCTTTTGGCATCAAGGCCTCCAAGTCTCTGGATGGTCATAGCCCATCTCCCACCTCAGAGAGCAGCGAACCTGATGTGGAAGCCCAGTGTCCCGGCTCAGGGACCACTCCCCCAAGCCAGTCCCCGGGAGACCCTACTCAGCCCAGCCCTGACAGCACTGCTGCCCAGAAAGTGGCCACGAGCCCCAAGAGTGCCCTCAAGTCTCCATCTTCCAAGCGCCGGACATCCCAGAACTTGAAACTCAGAGTTACCTTTGAGGAGCCTGTGGTGCAGATGGGACAACCTAGCCTTGAGCTAAATggggagaaagacaaagacaaaggcagGACCCTCCAGAGGACCTCCACAAGTAGTGAATCAGGGGACCAACTGAAAAGGCCTTTTGGAACCTTCCGATCTATCATGGAGACACTCAGTGGCAAccagaacaataataataactaccaGGCAGCCAACCAGCTGAAAACATCCACGCTGCCCTTAACCTCACTTGGAAGGAAGACCACAGATGCCAAGGGAAATCCTGTGAGCTCTGCtagcaaaggaaagaataaggCGGTGAGTGCTATTTGGagaatatctctttttttttgcttttgaattcaCTGTGCTATTCCTAACGCTACAGATTGTTGACCTTTGCCACCTTGAGGGAATCCCCAGAAAAATCCCAAAGGGATGCGTGGAAAACCAACTGCATGTGTTTTCTGATGAGATGTGTCACATTACGGTATATATGCTTTGCTCTTCCTTTGGAAAACACTCTGAGAAAGAAAGATTACATCATAGGACATCATATTCTGGTCCCCTGGTTGCCCTAAATAGTTTGATCCTTGAGGGTTAGGACTCCTAAACTGAGAGGCATGTCTACAAGGTCAGACCACCAGTCGATGTGAAATCTTCCTTGGCACTGATTCTTCCCTGGCAAGAGTTTATTCCCAAAGGCAGTTAAAGAGCACATAAAGAGATACTCTGTTTCTAAAGATTTAAGTACTCAACTTTGGAATGACCTTTGAAATGAATACACCACAGGGACCTCCGCATTGGCATTTTACAACACAAACCCCTAAGCGTTGATCAGGATAATGCTATAGTGGTCTGAAGCGCTCAGTACATGAGGGATGGCAGAGTGGGCCATGAAACTACATTTTATAATTGCATTTTCTGGAAAACCATGCACTATAATCTGTGGTTTAGAACCAGTGAATAAGAGATACGAACATCTGTATAGGCAATGTTTCCTGTGTGCTCTCTGTATCCCATGTgatcctccccccgccccccaaaaaaacagTGTAGCAACCAAAATGTGCAACTCTGAGGAATGGAAGGACCCAGAATATCCATCCTTGCAATCTAGGCAGTCACAACCTGCATAAGCAGTTATTTGCCATAAAGTAAAATTCCATTACAGGGAGGCTTAAGATCTGTCCAGATTCCTTTTTAATATCAAACTGGAGCATTAGTTAATAATCTCTCTGATTAATGCCAGTTTTAACTCCACGGTGATTTCCAGCATGAATTGTCTTTGTTGTAAAGGACTTCAGCGGGTATGCATTTCAGCCAGAAAAGTCACACCCGTGCCCCCAAACGCCAGCCCCTTTGGGTGTCACATGTCCAGCCTTACCTGCTCAAATAAGACTTTCCCAGGTAACTTAATGGGTGCTGTCACTTAGGAGGGCAAGAATGATCTCAGCAGCTCCCTGTGCCTCTTAAACTATGTGTGAAGCTTCTGTCTGCTAATCTGCTTCCTTGCGTGCCTCCTGTTGACTGAGTCGTGTGCATGCGCCGAGCTTTTGTTGCATGTTTTCAGATGATGTTTAATTGCACCTCTCTAGGAGATGTACGGCAGCTGCGTCACCCTCTCTTCTAACCTGCTGACCGAAGAGCCTCGGCGTAACCATGCACGGTACGTGGTGCTAGCGGGTGCCTCGGCAGCGGCATGCCTGTGCTTCCAGTAGCCTCACCTTTTTAAATCACAGTACCAGAGCAGCCTTGGCAGGAGCTGataccaagaaagaagaaaatgcccctttccccaccaccaccccccccccccagtagaAGCAGCCAGTCTTATAATGGGGCCTTAGAAAGGGACCAAGCGCCCGATTGGCGGGGCTTTATTCCAGCAGCAGAGGAGTCTACTCAGCTTACAAACAGGCTGCGTCTCCGGGTTGACTTTGGCTTTCAGGCTTTGTTTTAATGGAGTCAAGTACCAAGTAAGTATAGACATTAAATTTCCTGTCCCGGGCAGACGGAGTCGATCTCTGATCAGAATCGGAGCTGTGAAGCAGAGTTGAGGTTTTCTTTCGTTGCTGATCCCAGACTGAAAGCTCCTTTCATCACCGAGCGCAGGAGAAGCAGGGCCCTGCCATCCTGAAGTTGCTCTAGCTGAACGCAGGCACCCCCATGCCCCGCGGCGCACCCGGCCCGGGGCCGCCCCAGACAGAATGGTTATGCTTCAAAATGCATGGGCTGTGCACAGGAAAGGATCATCTTCAAAGGTCCCCAGTGGCCCAGGCGCCTCCCTGGGCAAAgtccttctgctttctttcctcccctgccccccagggaaATGTGAATGGCTCGCCCCAACACCcccagaagcaggaaaaggaaggagTGGAGGGCGAGTTCCCGCTCTCAATGCTCCAAGACTGGCATCTTGCTGAAGAAACCCCCCAGAATACATTTTAAGGGAGACTGTCTCTTTTAAGTCATTCgagcttgctttattttttttttaagattttatttatttattcatgagagacacacacagagagagagagagagagaggcagagacacaggcagaaggaaaagcaggctccattcagggagcccgatgtgggcctcgatcctgggactccagggccgGAGGCAgatgcactgagccacccaggtgtccctcaggcTTGCtttaatataagtatttaaattaaaagaaaaatatagcacACCTTGCGGCACCCTCCCCCAAATCCTCTGCAGTGTTTTTGcaaatgtgtatatgtttgtCTGTAATGATAAACACACCCCAACGGGGGAGGGGGGTAGTGTTGTGAGCATCAACTTCAGTCCAGAATACTAAGGAGCAAGAAACGTcactcttcccccctccccccatccctgtAAGTCAAATTTAATCTGCTCCAGCTCTCTGGTCAGCCTAGAGGAAAGCATATCTCAGTCACTTCAGGGAGTACCCCGGAGGTCTCATTAATTCAGTACATCCAAGGAAGCACCTTGGAACTTAGGTATTTACTGGTCACCAGCATTCAGCTTGGGTCAGGCTTGCATGGTGCTGGAGTCTGGGCTACTTCTGGCCACCCCAGGGCAGGGAATCTTGGCCAGTTCTGGGTCCAACACCTGAGgtaggaaggaaatagaaaaaaaaaaaatgttctttcccGTCCCAGATATGGGTACAggtcctccctctctttctctcaacctCCCCAGCCCCCTACCCTTCTCAGTCTCAGGTGAGCTTGGGTGTGTCCTCTGGTACCTGGAAAATTCTGGGTTTTTGTCCTTAAACAGAAGTCACCAACAGTACCTTCAGGAAAGACAGACCAAAGACTTGGCAGACTCTTGGGAGGGAGAAGAACGCCTCTCATCTCTCGAAGGTTCTCGCGGTACCTGGAAGTAAGACAGCAAGCATCACAGTAGATTGTCCTGCCAGAAATACTTCATCCTGTCTTTTCACaagcaaaagaacaaagctgaacagtcctctataaaataattataaaagagaCCAATTGAGGCTTTAGGGCTACTGAGCTATCCAACCCTCGGTTAATACTTTCTACTCAGTTTAGGGAGCAGTCCTTCGGAAGGCTAAGCTTTGAACCTCAGAGTCACTGGCTTTATGGATTAACAGAGTTTGATTTCAGCGGTAAACAGAAACccgaaattaaaaatactcagtGTATTTAAATAAGCAATCCTGAACCCTTCCCCTCCCTACCTTATAATTAACCCCTGCTTGATCATGGTTTCAGCTTAACATGTGTTCCAGAGAAAGTGAAGAGTCATCGTTTGCTCACGCTAGAGAGGGGAGGTTTCTCAGATTCACTCACAattacacagaggcagagagaactgGCCCACGTTCACTCCTTAGATAAGATAAGGAGGGATGGCTGTCATGGAAATGAAGCTCCCTCGGAAAAATCAACACTAGCTGGAGATCATGGGTGTGAAAAACATCTCATTGACTCTAGTGCTTGCTTCCTTTTGCCTAGAGGACCCAGAGAAGGAACATCCCACAGAGAGATACAATATAAAAAGGAACCTAGGTGTTCATCCCTCAGTGATGCCTCCATATCTTAGCCCAAGCATTTACATGAATGCTAAAGGCTTGGACAGCAGAGTTTCCCCAGGATTATGTACCTTTGGAAACCAAGAGCAATCATTGGGTTGGAGTTAGCATAATGGCTAAACATTATGCCACCGAAAGGCCCGATCACTATGGCCCTGGGAGAAAGAGTGGAGCCCTGGAACAAAGTGCAGGCATATGCTGGAGTCACATTTTAGTTCCTAAgaagtgtttatttttcctggtaagggaaaaatatgggcaaaaaatacattttaaagaatatcaCCTCTGTGTGGGGGTTctgtttgctatttattttcctaaattggTCACAGCTTGATAGCAAAGAATCTAAATTTCTTTTCAATGCCCTTTAAAATTAGATCCAACTCCATTACTTTGGACAGCTTTCCCAGCGTGT
This portion of the Canis lupus dingo isolate Sandy chromosome 11, ASM325472v2, whole genome shotgun sequence genome encodes:
- the LOC112650533 gene encoding synphilin-1 isoform X3 — encoded protein: MGEDCLSERNAEKLTPAGLAIKNGQLECVRWMVSETEAIAELSCSKDFPSLIHYAGCFGQEKILLWLLQFMQEQGISLDEVDQDGNSAVHVASQHGYLGCIQTLVEYGANVTMQNHAGEKPSQSAERHGHTLCSRYLVVVETCMSLASQVVKLTKQLKEQTVERVTLQNQLQQLLEAQKSESLLSSPSSPSSPASRRSQWKPPDVDDESVAKGKPGVQEGIQVLGSLSASSRARAKVKDEDSDKILRQLLGKDISESVCTQEKLSLEFQDAQASSRNSKKIPAEKRELKLARLRQLMQRSLSESDTDSNTSEDPKSTPVRKADRPRPQPIVGSVESVDSAESLHLMIKKHTSASGRRFPFGIKASKSLDGHSPSPTSESSEPDVEAQCPGSGTTPPSQSPGDPTQPSPDSTAAQKVATSPKSALKSPSSKRRTSQNLKLRVTFEEPVVQMGQPSLELNGEKDKDKGRTLQRTSTSSESGDQLKRPFGTFRSIMETLSGNQNNNNNYQAANQLKTSTLPLTSLGRKTTDAKGNPVSSASKGKNKAEMYGSCVTLSSNLLTEEPRRNHARHNDISRKMKKSYSIQHNAEPEPKELFL